The Vannielia litorea genome segment CCGTTGCGCTCGGAATGCACGAGGTAATCGAGCCGCCGGAGCGTGTAGGTGAGGCGCGAGATGGTGGCCTTGGGCAGGCCGGTACGCGCCGCGATTTCCTGATTGGTCAGCTCGGTTTCGGCGGGGCGGAAACAGCGCAGCACCTCCAGCCCGCGCGCCAGCGCAGTGATGAAGTTGCGGTCATCGGCCTCAAGGCCGGTTTCAAGGTCTTCGCTCGCGTCCACCGTGGCTCCCCTAGATCGCCGTCAGCCCGCCATCAATGGCGAGGGCCTGCCCGGTCATGAAACTGTTGGAGGGCGCGCAGGTCCAGAGCATGGCCTGCACGACCTCGTCGACTGTGGCCACACGGCCCATGGGCACGCGGGCGGTGATGCGGTTGCGGGCCTCTGCGCCGTCGGTGTCGATCCGGCAGGCGAAGCGGTCGGCCATCTCGGCAAAGAGCGGCGTTTCGGCGAAGGCCGGGCAGAGCGCGTTGACCCGGATGTTGTGGCGCGCGAGCTCATCCGCGGCGGCGCGGGTGAGGCCGACAACGGCGTGTTTGGCGGCGGCGTAGGCAGCGAGATGCCCCGCCCCGGTGAGCCCGGCGGCGGAGGCGATGTTGAGGATCACGCCGCTGCCTGCCGCCTGCATCGGCGGGATCTGGTG includes the following:
- a CDS encoding glucose 1-dehydrogenase, which translates into the protein MGSRPASRVVLITGAASGFGAGAARGFAAEGARLVLCDIDERGLDQAADSLRESGAEVLARPVDVTDEAAQAGLVASALKHFGQLDVAINNAGLGQPFTPLARTEAADFDRILAVNARGVFLGMKHQIPPMQAAGSGVILNIASAAGLTGAGHLAAYAAAKHAVVGLTRAAADELARHNIRVNALCPAFAETPLFAEMADRFACRIDTDGAEARNRITARVPMGRVATVDEVVQAMLWTCAPSNSFMTGQALAIDGGLTAI